In Alphaproteobacteria bacterium, one DNA window encodes the following:
- a CDS encoding MarR family transcriptional regulator, producing the protein MSDRPGLRLERFLPYRLSILSQTTSADLHRRYFGPSHLTVPQWRVIAALGRFAPLSASDICQRTVMDKVTVSRAVAGLRRRRLIEQATDGTDRRRSLLRLTQPGRAMHDLIVPLALGYEAELLSQLSPAERKALDGLLDRLLEAARVLAARPAP; encoded by the coding sequence ATGTCCGACCGACCCGGCCTGCGGCTCGAGCGCTTCCTGCCCTACCGGCTGTCGATCCTCAGCCAGACCACCAGCGCCGATCTGCATCGCCGCTACTTCGGCCCCTCCCACCTCACCGTCCCGCAGTGGCGGGTGATCGCCGCATTGGGCCGCTTCGCGCCGCTTTCCGCCTCCGATATCTGCCAACGCACGGTGATGGACAAGGTCACGGTCAGCCGTGCCGTGGCCGGGCTGCGCCGTCGCCGCCTGATCGAGCAGGCCACCGACGGCACGGACCGCCGCCGCTCCCTGCTTCGGCTCACCCAGCCCGGCCGGGCGATGCACGACCTGATTGTGCCGCTGGCCCTGGGCTACGAGGCCGAGCTGCTGTCCCAGCTTTCGCCGGCCGAACGCAAGGCGCTGGACGGCCTGCTGGACCGGCTGCTGGAGGCCGCCCGTGTGCTGGCAGCCCGTCCAGCCCCCTAG
- the aroQ gene encoding type II 3-dehydroquinate dehydratase: MSPVLVLNGPNLNMLGKRQPEIYGRETLADIEAACRAEAKGLDLALDFFQSNHEGALVDRIQQAREANSGIVINAGAYTHTSVALLDALNAAEKPVIEVHLSNIYKREEFRHHSYISPVAVGVICGFGSQGYLLALRAMARLVSR, from the coding sequence TTGTCACCCGTGCTGGTCCTCAACGGCCCCAACCTCAACATGCTGGGCAAGCGCCAGCCCGAGATCTATGGCCGCGAGACTCTGGCCGATATCGAAGCCGCCTGCCGCGCCGAGGCCAAGGGCCTCGACCTGGCCCTGGATTTCTTCCAGAGCAACCACGAAGGCGCACTGGTCGACCGCATCCAGCAGGCGCGCGAGGCCAACAGCGGCATCGTCATCAACGCCGGGGCCTACACCCATACCTCGGTGGCCCTGCTCGACGCCCTGAACGCAGCCGAAAAGCCCGTGATCGAGGTCCATCTCTCGAATATCTACAAGCGGGAAGAGTTCCGGCATCATTCCTATATCAGCCCGGTGGCCGTGGGCGTGATCTGCGGCTTCGGCAGCCAGGGCTATCTCCTGGCGCTGCGGGCGATGGCCCGCC
- a CDS encoding homogentisate 1,2-dioxygenase has product MARNWIPLSRVEGVASRQAHVRLPQGTYEREISKEGFFGPSAQFHHPHKPTDWIDFEGPIRPRAFDLNKLVKAEGSPWAAQDVLKNKAVHMRIWRLESAQPDLARNSDGDDLLFIHEGAGHLFCDYGHMEYRDGDYIMIPRGTMWRLEPSASTMVVMIEATNDHFTLPDKGIAGRHAIFDPAILDTPSLDDAFKAQQGEKRWRVVVKRRDQLSTITYPFNPLDATGWHGDLSVVRVNWRDIRPIMSHRAHLPPSVHTTFLSGRFVVCTFVPRPLESDPEALRLPFFHNNDDFDEVLFYHKGSFFSRDNIHPGMMTVHPSGFTHGPHPKAFNAATKGGRTETDEVAVMLDTRDALDIAAMPAGVEWDGYVHSWRPPETKQAAE; this is encoded by the coding sequence ATGGCCAGGAACTGGATTCCCCTGTCGCGCGTCGAGGGCGTGGCCTCGCGCCAGGCGCATGTGCGGCTGCCTCAGGGCACCTACGAGCGCGAGATCAGCAAGGAGGGCTTCTTCGGCCCCTCGGCGCAGTTCCATCACCCGCACAAGCCCACCGACTGGATCGACTTCGAAGGCCCGATTCGTCCGCGTGCCTTCGACCTCAACAAGCTGGTGAAGGCCGAGGGCAGCCCCTGGGCGGCGCAGGACGTGCTGAAGAACAAGGCCGTGCACATGCGCATCTGGCGGCTGGAGTCGGCGCAGCCCGATCTGGCGCGCAACAGCGACGGCGATGACCTGCTGTTCATTCACGAGGGCGCCGGGCATCTGTTCTGCGACTACGGCCACATGGAGTACCGCGACGGCGACTACATCATGATCCCGAGGGGCACGATGTGGCGCCTGGAGCCGTCGGCCTCGACCATGGTGGTGATGATCGAGGCGACCAACGACCACTTCACCCTGCCCGACAAGGGCATCGCCGGCCGCCATGCCATCTTCGATCCGGCGATCCTCGACACGCCTTCTCTCGACGACGCCTTCAAGGCGCAGCAGGGCGAGAAGCGCTGGCGCGTCGTGGTCAAGCGGCGCGATCAGCTCTCGACCATCACCTATCCGTTCAACCCGCTCGACGCGACCGGCTGGCACGGCGATCTCTCCGTCGTGCGCGTCAACTGGCGCGACATCAGGCCGATCATGAGCCATCGCGCGCACCTGCCGCCTTCGGTGCACACCACGTTCCTCAGCGGCCGCTTCGTCGTCTGCACCTTCGTGCCGCGGCCGTTGGAAAGCGACCCCGAGGCGCTGCGCCTGCCGTTCTTCCACAACAACGACGATTTCGACGAGGTGCTGTTCTATCACAAGGGCAGCTTCTTCAGCCGCGACAACATCCATCCCGGGATGATGACGGTGCATCCCAGCGGCTTCACCCACGGCCCGCATCCCAAGGCGTTCAACGCCGCGACCAAGGGCGGCAGGACCGAGACCGACGAGGTCGCGGTCATGCTCGACACCCGCGACGCGCTCGACATCGCCGCGATGCCGGCGGGCGTCGAGTGGGACGGCTACGTGCACTCATGGCGGCCGCCCGAGACCAAGCAGGCCGCTGAATAA
- the hppD gene encoding 4-hydroxyphenylpyruvate dioxygenase, producing MGTDGFEFIEYTAPDPAELGRLFESMGFTAVARHRAKDVALYRQGDVNFIVNAEPASFAQGFARVHGPSICAIAFRVKNAAQAYKRALSLGAWGVEGRVGPMELNIPSIKGIGDSLIYLVDRYGTKGTIYDVDFEYLPGVDPQPRGVGLTYIDHLTHNVHRGRMAEWAEFYERLFNFREIKYFDIEGKLTGLKSKAMTSPCGKIRIPINESSDDKSQIAEYLNAYHGEGIQHVALGTDDIYATVEALRGMGTPFQDTVETYYEGIDRRLPGHGEDLARLKRNRILIDGAPTEGGGRLLQIFTNTVIGPIFFEIIQRKGDEGFGEGNFRALFESIELDQIRRGVLKA from the coding sequence ATGGGCACCGACGGCTTCGAATTCATCGAGTACACCGCACCCGATCCCGCCGAGCTCGGCCGGCTGTTCGAGTCGATGGGCTTCACCGCGGTGGCCAGGCACCGCGCGAAGGACGTCGCGCTCTATCGCCAGGGCGACGTGAACTTCATCGTCAACGCCGAGCCGGCGAGCTTCGCGCAGGGCTTCGCGCGCGTGCACGGCCCCAGCATCTGCGCCATCGCGTTTCGGGTGAAGAACGCGGCGCAGGCCTACAAGCGCGCGCTGTCGCTGGGCGCCTGGGGCGTCGAGGGCCGCGTCGGGCCGATGGAGCTCAATATTCCCTCGATCAAGGGCATCGGCGACAGCCTGATCTACCTGGTCGACCGGTACGGAACGAAGGGTACGATCTACGACGTCGACTTCGAGTATCTGCCCGGCGTCGATCCCCAGCCGCGCGGCGTGGGCCTCACCTATATCGACCACCTGACGCACAACGTGCATCGCGGCCGCATGGCGGAGTGGGCGGAGTTCTACGAACGCCTCTTCAATTTCCGCGAGATCAAGTACTTCGACATCGAAGGCAAGCTCACCGGGCTGAAGTCCAAGGCGATGACCAGCCCATGCGGCAAGATCCGCATCCCGATCAACGAGAGCTCGGACGACAAGTCGCAGATCGCCGAGTATCTCAACGCCTATCACGGCGAGGGCATTCAGCACGTGGCGCTGGGCACCGACGACATCTACGCCACCGTCGAGGCGCTGCGCGGCATGGGCACGCCGTTCCAGGACACGGTCGAGACCTACTATGAGGGCATCGATCGGCGTCTGCCGGGCCATGGCGAGGACCTCGCGCGGCTGAAGCGCAACCGCATCCTGATCGATGGCGCGCCGACCGAGGGCGGCGGGCGCCTGCTGCAGATCTTCACCAACACGGTGATTGGGCCGATCTTCTTCGAGATCATCCAGCGCAAGGGCGACGAAGGCTTCGGTGAGGGCAATTTCCGCGCGCTCTTCGAGTCGATCGAGCTCGACCAGATCAGGCGCGGCGTCTTGAAGGCGTAG
- a CDS encoding fumarylacetoacetate hydrolase family protein encodes MKLGSLKEGGRDGTLVVVSRDLSRAVRASDIAPTLQRALDDWAHTEKLLRQLAADLESNKVEGSFAFDPAMAAAPLPRAYQWADGSAYVVHVELVRKARGVEMPPSFWTDPLMYQGGSDGFIGPRDDIVAGDEAWGIDFESEIGVIVDDVPMGVTPQDARRHIKLVTILNDVSLRNLIPGELNKGFGFFHGKPATAFAPAAVTPDELGPAWDGAKLSLPMLSTYNGELFGRPDAATDLTFDFGQLIAHAAKTRHLEAGSVIGSGTVANRDASVGCSCIAERRVRETIDGGKPVTPFMKFGDRIRIEMLDAQGRSIFGAIDQKVVRYGGPA; translated from the coding sequence ATGAAACTGGGCTCACTGAAGGAAGGCGGCCGCGACGGCACGCTGGTCGTGGTCAGCCGCGACCTGTCGCGCGCCGTGCGGGCGAGCGATATCGCGCCGACGTTGCAGCGCGCACTGGACGATTGGGCGCACACGGAGAAGCTGTTGCGCCAGCTCGCCGCCGATCTCGAGAGCAACAAGGTCGAGGGCAGCTTCGCCTTCGATCCGGCGATGGCCGCCGCGCCGTTGCCGCGCGCCTATCAATGGGCCGACGGCTCGGCCTACGTCGTGCATGTCGAGCTGGTGCGCAAGGCGCGTGGCGTCGAGATGCCGCCCAGCTTCTGGACCGATCCGCTGATGTACCAGGGCGGCTCCGACGGCTTCATCGGCCCGCGCGACGACATCGTGGCCGGCGACGAGGCCTGGGGCATCGATTTCGAGAGCGAGATCGGCGTGATCGTCGACGACGTGCCGATGGGCGTCACGCCGCAGGACGCGCGCCGGCACATCAAGCTGGTGACCATTCTCAACGACGTGTCGCTGCGCAACCTGATCCCGGGCGAGCTCAACAAGGGCTTCGGCTTCTTCCACGGCAAGCCGGCCACCGCCTTCGCGCCGGCCGCGGTGACGCCGGACGAGCTGGGCCCCGCCTGGGACGGCGCGAAGCTCAGCCTGCCGATGCTGTCGACCTACAACGGCGAGCTCTTCGGCAGGCCCGACGCGGCGACCGACCTGACCTTCGATTTCGGCCAGCTGATCGCGCATGCGGCGAAGACCCGGCACCTCGAGGCCGGCAGCGTGATCGGCTCGGGCACGGTGGCCAATCGCGACGCCTCGGTCGGCTGCTCGTGCATCGCCGAGCGGCGCGTGCGCGAGACGATCGACGGCGGCAAGCCCGTCACGCCGTTCATGAAGTTCGGCGATCGCATCCGGATCGAGATGCTCGACGCACAGGGGCGGTCCATCTTCGGCGCCATCGACCAGAAGGTGGTGCGCTACGGAGGACCGGCATGA